A stretch of Brassica napus cultivar Da-Ae chromosome C6, Da-Ae, whole genome shotgun sequence DNA encodes these proteins:
- the LOC106404056 gene encoding uncharacterized protein LOC106404056, protein MGGSPPSGDTVRSVKDYRRQVATSQKWPTKLTSHLPITFSPDDAEGVHVPHNDPLLVVLGIGEYDVTKILIDTGSSVDLIFRGTLQKMGVDLDDIKASSRTLTGFNGSSETILGTIRLPVRACGVIRTVKFAVVSTKAPYHAILGTPWLHSMQAVPSTYH, encoded by the coding sequence ATGGGAGGCTCCCCTCCTAGCGGAGACACTGTCCGTTCGGTAAAAGACTATCGTCGACAAGTCGCGACTTCCCAGAAGTGGCCGACTAAACTGACAAGTCATCTTCCGATAACCTTCTCACCGGACGACGCTGAAGGAGTTCACGTTCCCCATAATGATCCTCTTCTCGTCGTCCTTGGAATTGGAGAGTATGATGTCACCAAGATCCTCATTGACACCGGAAGTTCCGTCGACCTCATCTTCCGAGGAACTCTACAGAAGATGGGAGTTGATCTTGACGACATAAAAGCGTCTTCCAGGACATTGACCGGATTCAATGGATCCTCCGAAACTATCTTGGGAACGATCCGCCTCCCGGTACGCGCGTGTGGTGTTATTCGAACGGTTAAGTTTGCCGTTGTAAGCACAAAAGCTCCTTATCACGCTATACTCGGCACCCCTTGGCTACACTCGATGCAAGCCGTTCCTTCCACCTACCACTAG